From the Pseudomonas baltica genome, one window contains:
- the urtC gene encoding urea ABC transporter permease subunit UrtC translates to MNQPLMLTAAQKAGPKVTLVIGAVILLVLLALPLLSLLPASNGLQVSAYTLTLVGKILCYAIVALALDLVWGYAGLLSLGHGLFFALGGYAMGMYLMRQAAGDGLPAFMTFLSWSELPWYWVGTEHFLWALCLVVLAPGLLALVFGFFAFRSRIKGVYFSIMTQALTFAGMLLFFRNETGFGGNNGFTNFRTILGFEITSQGTRAVLFLLTVALLVVSLWLGFRLARSKFGRVLTALRDAENRLMFCGYDPRGFKLFVWVLSAVLCGLAGALYVPQVGIINPSEMSPTNSIEAAVWVALGGRGTLIGPLLGAGVVNGMKSWFTVAFPEYWLFFLGALFIIVTLYLPKGVIGLLKKRSEQ, encoded by the coding sequence ATGAACCAGCCACTGATGCTCACCGCCGCGCAAAAAGCCGGCCCCAAGGTCACCCTCGTCATTGGTGCGGTGATCCTGCTGGTGCTGCTGGCGTTGCCGCTGTTGTCGCTGCTGCCGGCCAGCAACGGCCTGCAGGTGTCGGCCTATACCCTCACGCTGGTCGGCAAAATCCTGTGCTACGCCATCGTCGCCCTGGCACTGGATCTGGTCTGGGGTTACGCGGGGCTGTTGTCCTTGGGCCACGGGCTATTCTTCGCCCTCGGCGGCTACGCCATGGGCATGTACCTGATGCGCCAGGCGGCCGGCGATGGCCTGCCGGCGTTCATGACGTTTTTGTCGTGGAGCGAACTGCCTTGGTACTGGGTCGGTACCGAGCACTTCCTCTGGGCCCTGTGCCTAGTGGTGCTGGCGCCGGGTTTGCTGGCCCTGGTGTTTGGTTTCTTCGCCTTCCGCTCGCGGATCAAGGGCGTGTATTTCTCGATCATGACCCAGGCGTTGACCTTTGCCGGCATGCTGCTGTTCTTCCGCAACGAGACGGGTTTTGGTGGTAACAACGGTTTTACCAACTTTCGCACCATCCTCGGTTTCGAGATCACCTCCCAGGGCACTCGCGCGGTGTTGTTCCTGCTCACCGTGGCGCTGTTGGTGGTGAGCCTGTGGCTGGGTTTTCGCTTGGCACGGAGCAAGTTCGGCCGCGTGCTGACCGCCTTGCGTGACGCCGAGAACCGCCTGATGTTCTGCGGTTACGATCCGCGCGGCTTCAAGCTGTTCGTGTGGGTGTTGAGCGCCGTGCTGTGCGGCCTGGCCGGGGCGCTGTATGTGCCACAGGTGGGCATCATCAACCCCAGCGAAATGTCGCCGACCAACTCCATCGAGGCCGCCGTATGGGTGGCGCTGGGAGGCCGCGGCACGCTGATCGGGCCGCTGCTGGGCGCTGGCGTGGTCAACGGCATGAAGAGCTGGTTCACCGTGGCCTTTCCCGAGTACTGGCTGTTCTTTCTGGGCGCGCTGTTCATCATCGTCACCCTGTATCTGCCTAAAGGCGTGATCGGCCTGCTGAAGAAAAGGAGCGAACAATGA
- the urtB gene encoding urea ABC transporter permease subunit UrtB yields MPTTLRRLIVALALLLPLTAQANDASDFVAADSSGQARLLETWAAQPVPERTELLLALQAGSVAADADKHPFVDSNDTYSPLDGSAAAVEPVRKLRLNNRLRGLVENAVAAHQLFATDATLRLAAAQQLQKSAQPAQLTILDHQFAGEKDNKVKTALGLALANLQLVDPNPAVRLAAVRLLGDTGDPLAKTRLEDILAPGVEADAGVRTAAETSLTQVKRQLMIGDLLGQAFSGISLGSILLLAALGLAITFGLLGVINMAHGEMLMLGAYSTYVVQILFQRFAPGAIEFYPLIALPVAFFVTAAIGMALERTVIRHLYGRPLETLLATWGISLMLIQAVRLAFGAQNVEVANPEWLSGGIKVLPNLVLPYNRIVIIAFALAVVVLTWLLLNKTRLGLNVRAVTQNRNMAACCGVPTGRVDMLAFGLGSGIAGLGGVALSQIGNVGPDLGQSYIIDSFLVVVLGGVGQLAGSVSAAFGLGIANKILEPQIGAVLGKILILALIILFIQKRPQGLFALKGRVID; encoded by the coding sequence ATGCCCACCACCCTCCGTCGCCTCATCGTCGCACTGGCTTTGCTGCTGCCCCTCACCGCACAGGCCAACGACGCCAGTGACTTCGTCGCTGCCGACTCTTCCGGCCAGGCCAGGCTGCTGGAAACCTGGGCCGCCCAGCCGGTACCCGAGCGCACCGAGTTGCTCCTGGCCTTGCAGGCAGGGAGCGTGGCAGCCGATGCCGACAAACACCCCTTCGTTGACAGCAACGACACCTATTCCCCCCTCGATGGCAGCGCCGCCGCCGTCGAGCCCGTGCGCAAACTGCGCCTGAACAATCGCCTGCGCGGCCTGGTAGAAAACGCCGTGGCCGCCCACCAACTGTTCGCCACCGACGCCACCCTGCGCCTGGCCGCTGCCCAACAGTTGCAGAAGAGTGCGCAACCGGCGCAGTTGACCATCCTCGACCACCAGTTCGCCGGCGAAAAAGACAACAAGGTCAAAACCGCCCTGGGCCTGGCCCTCGCCAACCTGCAACTGGTCGACCCCAATCCCGCCGTGCGTCTGGCCGCCGTGCGCCTGCTGGGCGACACCGGTGATCCCCTGGCCAAGACTCGCCTCGAAGACATCCTCGCCCCCGGCGTCGAAGCCGATGCGGGCGTGCGCACCGCCGCCGAAACCAGCCTGACCCAGGTCAAACGTCAATTGATGATCGGCGACCTACTCGGCCAGGCGTTCAGTGGTATCTCCCTGGGCTCGATCCTGCTGCTGGCCGCCCTCGGCCTGGCGATCACCTTCGGCCTGCTGGGCGTCATCAACATGGCCCACGGCGAAATGCTCATGCTCGGCGCCTACTCCACCTATGTGGTGCAGATCCTGTTCCAGCGCTTCGCTCCGGGCGCCATCGAGTTCTACCCGCTGATCGCCCTGCCGGTGGCGTTCTTCGTCACCGCAGCCATCGGCATGGCCCTGGAGCGCACGGTCATCCGCCACCTCTACGGGCGGCCGCTGGAAACCCTGTTGGCCACCTGGGGCATCAGCCTGATGCTGATCCAGGCCGTGCGCCTGGCCTTCGGCGCGCAAAACGTCGAAGTCGCCAACCCCGAATGGCTGTCCGGCGGCATCAAGGTGCTGCCCAACCTGGTGCTGCCGTACAACCGCATCGTCATCATCGCCTTCGCCCTGGCGGTGGTGGTGCTGACCTGGCTGCTGCTGAACAAGACCCGCCTGGGCCTCAACGTGCGCGCCGTCACCCAGAACCGCAACATGGCCGCCTGCTGCGGCGTGCCCACCGGGCGCGTCGACATGCTCGCCTTCGGCCTCGGCTCGGGCATCGCCGGGCTGGGCGGCGTGGCCCTGAGCCAGATCGGCAACGTCGGCCCGGACCTCGGTCAGAGCTACATCATCGACTCCTTCCTGGTGGTGGTCCTCGGCGGAGTCGGGCAACTGGCCGGTAGCGTCTCGGCGGCCTTCGGCCTGGGCATCGCCAATAAGATCCTCGAACCGCAGATCGGCGCCGTGCTGGGCAAGATTCTCATCCTGGCGCTGATCATTCTGTTTATCCAGAAGCGTCCGCAAGGCCTCTTCGCGCTCAAAGGACGGGTGATCGACTGA
- the urtD gene encoding urea ABC transporter ATP-binding protein UrtD, with amino-acid sequence MRTPPTTQFMLEPAIDPNSDEGTSRDAIGLGSSAGKGLDTRHGTILTLEDISVSFDGFKALNNLNLYIGVGELRCIIGPNGAGKTTLMDVITGKTRPSHGKAWFGETMDLTTMSEVQIAQAGIGRKFQKPTVFEALTVFENLELAQKTNKSVWASLRARLTGEQRDRIDQVLETIRLSASVERPAGLLSHGQKQFLEIGMLLVQDPQLLLLDEPVAGMTDAETEFTAELFKTLAGQHSLMVVEHDMGFVGSIADHVTVLHQGSVLAEGSLEDVQADERVIEVYLGR; translated from the coding sequence ATGAGAACGCCACCTACCACGCAGTTCATGCTCGAACCGGCCATTGATCCGAACTCCGATGAAGGCACCAGCCGTGATGCCATCGGCCTGGGGTCCAGCGCCGGCAAGGGCCTGGATACCCGCCACGGGACCATCCTTACCCTGGAAGACATCAGCGTCAGCTTCGATGGCTTCAAGGCGCTGAACAACCTCAACCTGTATATAGGCGTCGGCGAACTGCGCTGCATCATCGGCCCCAACGGCGCCGGCAAGACCACGCTGATGGATGTGATCACCGGCAAGACTCGCCCCTCCCATGGCAAGGCCTGGTTCGGTGAAACCATGGACCTGACCACCATGAGCGAAGTGCAGATCGCCCAGGCCGGTATCGGCCGCAAGTTCCAGAAACCGACCGTATTCGAGGCGCTCACCGTGTTCGAGAACCTCGAACTGGCGCAGAAGACCAACAAGTCGGTGTGGGCCAGCCTGCGGGCGCGCCTGACTGGCGAGCAACGCGACCGCATCGATCAGGTACTGGAGACCATCCGCCTGAGCGCCTCGGTGGAGCGCCCGGCGGGGTTGCTGTCCCACGGCCAGAAGCAGTTTCTGGAGATCGGCATGCTGCTGGTCCAGGACCCGCAACTGCTGCTGCTCGACGAGCCGGTGGCGGGCATGACCGATGCGGAAACCGAATTCACCGCCGAACTGTTCAAGACCCTCGCCGGGCAGCATTCGCTGATGGTGGTGGAGCACGACATGGGCTTCGTCGGCTCGATCGCCGACCACGTCACCGTGCTGCACCAAGGCAGCGTGCTGGCCGAGGGTTCGCTGGAAGACGTGCAGGCGGACGAGCGGGTCATCGAGGTTTATCTGGGGCGGTGA